A region from the Bradyrhizobium erythrophlei genome encodes:
- the proB gene encoding glutamate 5-kinase has protein sequence MARPTLKKFRRIVVKVGSSLLVDSDAGEVRAAWLTALAADLAKLHGEGRELLIVSSGSIALGRSRLKLPRGTLKLEESQAAAAVGQIALARTWSEVLGHHGIGAGQILVTLQDTEERRRYLNARSTIGKLLEWRAVPVINENDTVATNEIRYGDNDRLAARVATMASADLLILLSDIDGLYTAPPGSNPNAKLIPVVESVTSEIEAMAGAAESELSRGGMHTKIEAAKIATTAGTHMLIASGKIEHPLQAIADGGRCTWFLTPATPVTARKRWIAGSLEPKGTLTIDAGAVSALRAGKSLLPAGVIRVDGQFARGDAVVVRGPDTHEIGRGLVAYDAEDAEKIRGRSSPDVMAILGVSGRAEMIHRDDLVVGPSGAFSQS, from the coding sequence ATGGCCCGCCCGACTTTAAAAAAATTCCGCCGCATCGTCGTCAAGGTCGGCTCTTCGCTGCTGGTCGATTCCGACGCAGGCGAGGTGCGGGCGGCCTGGCTCACCGCGCTCGCCGCCGATCTGGCCAAACTGCACGGCGAAGGGCGCGAACTCCTGATCGTATCGTCGGGCTCGATCGCGCTTGGCCGCAGCCGCCTGAAACTGCCGCGCGGCACATTGAAACTTGAGGAGAGCCAGGCCGCCGCCGCGGTGGGGCAAATCGCGCTGGCGCGAACCTGGTCCGAAGTGCTGGGCCATCACGGCATCGGCGCCGGCCAGATCCTGGTGACCTTGCAGGACACCGAGGAACGCCGCCGCTATCTCAACGCGCGCTCGACCATCGGCAAACTGCTGGAATGGCGCGCGGTGCCCGTCATCAACGAGAACGACACCGTCGCCACCAATGAAATCCGCTACGGCGACAACGATCGCCTCGCCGCCCGTGTCGCCACCATGGCAAGCGCGGACTTGCTGATCCTGCTGTCGGATATCGACGGCCTCTATACGGCGCCGCCGGGCAGCAATCCCAACGCAAAACTGATCCCCGTGGTGGAGAGCGTCACTTCCGAGATCGAGGCGATGGCGGGTGCCGCAGAATCCGAACTGTCGCGCGGCGGCATGCATACCAAGATCGAGGCGGCGAAGATCGCAACCACCGCCGGCACTCATATGCTGATCGCGTCCGGCAAGATCGAGCATCCGTTGCAGGCGATCGCCGACGGCGGCCGCTGCACCTGGTTTCTGACGCCCGCGACCCCCGTCACCGCGCGAAAACGCTGGATCGCGGGATCGCTGGAGCCGAAGGGCACGCTGACCATCGACGCCGGCGCGGTGAGCGCGCTGCGCGCGGGCAAGAGCCTGCTGCCGGCGGGCGTGATCCGGGTCGACGGACAGTTCGCGCGCGGCGACGCGGTGGTGGTGCGCGGCCCCGACACCCATGAAATCGGCCGCGGGCTCGTCGCCTATGACGCGGAGGATGCCGAGAAAATCAGGGGCCGCTCCTCCCCCGACGTCATGGCCATCCTCGGGGTCAGCGGGCGCGCCGAAATGATCCACCGCGACGATCTCGTGGTCGGCCCGAGCGGTGCGTTTTCGCAGAGCTAG
- a CDS encoding glutamate-5-semialdehyde dehydrogenase, whose protein sequence is MSAPLKAIDGSADLPALMTELAGRARAAARVLALASPDQKNEALTAMERAIRANAPLILAANAEDVAEVRAGGASAAFIDRLTLTQARIDAMAGGIATVREIADPIGVVTESWQRPNGMVIERVRVPLGVVAVIFESRPNVAADAGVLCLKSGNAVILRGGSDSFRSCRAIHDCLVQGLREAGLPEASITLVPTRDRAAVGLLLTGLNGGVDVIVPRGGKSLVARVEAEARVPVFAHLEGVNHVYVDSAANLEMAKSIVLNAKMRRPGVCGAAETLLVDRAGAAATLKPLVEMLIDAGCEVRGDAAVQKVDVRVKPATEEDWDTEYEDAIIAAKVVDGVDEAIAHIHNHGSHHTDAIVTEDEATARRFLDEVDSAIVLHNASTQFADGGEFGFGAEIGIATGKFHARGPVGAEQLTSFKYRVHGTGQTRP, encoded by the coding sequence ATGTCCGCGCCGCTCAAAGCCATCGACGGAAGCGCCGATTTGCCGGCTCTGATGACCGAGCTCGCTGGCCGCGCCCGCGCCGCCGCGCGGGTGCTGGCGCTTGCCTCCCCCGATCAGAAGAACGAGGCGCTAACAGCGATGGAGCGCGCCATTCGCGCCAACGCGCCCCTTATCCTCGCAGCCAATGCCGAGGACGTCGCCGAAGTGCGCGCCGGCGGCGCGAGCGCCGCTTTCATCGACCGGCTGACGCTGACGCAGGCGCGCATCGACGCAATGGCCGGCGGCATCGCCACCGTGCGCGAGATAGCGGATCCGATCGGCGTCGTCACCGAAAGCTGGCAGCGGCCGAACGGCATGGTGATCGAACGGGTGCGCGTGCCGCTCGGCGTCGTCGCGGTGATTTTCGAAAGTCGTCCCAACGTTGCCGCCGACGCCGGCGTGTTGTGCCTGAAATCCGGCAATGCCGTGATCCTGCGCGGCGGCTCCGACTCCTTCCGCTCCTGCCGCGCGATCCACGACTGTCTGGTGCAGGGCTTGCGCGAGGCTGGCTTGCCGGAGGCATCCATTACGCTGGTGCCGACCCGCGACCGCGCCGCGGTCGGCCTGTTGCTGACCGGCCTGAACGGCGGCGTCGACGTGATCGTGCCGCGCGGCGGCAAGAGCCTGGTCGCCCGCGTCGAAGCCGAAGCGCGCGTACCGGTGTTCGCGCACCTGGAAGGCGTCAACCACGTCTATGTCGATTCCGCCGCCAATCTCGAAATGGCGAAGTCGATCGTGCTGAATGCCAAGATGCGCCGACCCGGCGTCTGCGGCGCGGCCGAAACCCTGCTGGTCGATCGCGCCGGCGCAGCCGCGACGCTGAAGCCGCTGGTCGAGATGCTGATCGACGCCGGCTGCGAGGTGCGCGGCGACGCCGCCGTGCAGAAAGTCGACGTCAGGGTGAAGCCGGCGACCGAGGAAGACTGGGACACCGAATATGAGGACGCGATCATCGCAGCAAAAGTCGTCGACGGCGTCGACGAGGCGATCGCGCATATTCACAACCACGGATCGCACCACACCGACGCGATCGTGACCGAGGACGAAGCCACCGCCCGCCGGTTCCTCGACGAGGTCGATTCGGCAATCGTGCTGCATAACGCATCGACCCAATTCGCCGATGGCGGCGAATTTGGCTTCGGCGCGGAAATCGGCATTGCCACCGGGAAATTCCACGCGCGCGGCCCGGTCGGCGCCGAGCAACTGACCAGCTTCAAGTACCGCGTCCATGGCACCGGGCAGACGCGGCCGTGA
- the obgE gene encoding GTPase ObgE, with protein sequence MKFLDEAKVYIRSGDGGNGCVAFRREKYIEFGGPSGGNGGRGGDVVIEVVDGLNTLIDYRYQQHFKAQKGTNGMGKDRHGANGKPIVLKVPVGTQVFDEDRETLIHDFTTLGEKFVLAEGGNGGFGNAHFKTSTNRAPRNANPGQEGEERWIWLRLKLIADAGLVGLPNAGKSTFLSKVSAAKPKIADYPFTTLHPQLGVVNSDGREFVLADIPGLIEGAHEGAGLGARFLGHVERCRVLLHLVDATCEHAGKAYKTVRTELEAYEGQLADKIEIVALNKIDAVTGDELKKQKDRLKRAAKKTPLLMSGATGEGVKEALRALVAVIGEAPVSAKAKGVAQAEPWASEARAPSTTPQG encoded by the coding sequence ATGAAATTCCTGGATGAAGCAAAGGTCTATATCCGCTCCGGCGACGGCGGCAACGGCTGCGTGGCGTTTCGCCGCGAGAAGTATATCGAGTTTGGCGGACCCTCCGGCGGCAATGGCGGCCGCGGCGGCGATGTCGTCATCGAGGTGGTCGACGGACTGAACACGCTGATCGATTACCGCTATCAGCAGCACTTCAAGGCCCAGAAGGGCACCAACGGCATGGGCAAGGACCGCCACGGCGCCAACGGCAAGCCGATCGTCCTCAAGGTTCCCGTGGGAACGCAGGTGTTCGACGAGGACCGCGAGACGCTGATCCACGACTTCACCACGCTGGGGGAAAAATTCGTGCTGGCCGAAGGCGGCAATGGCGGGTTCGGCAACGCGCATTTCAAGACCTCCACCAATCGCGCGCCGCGCAACGCCAATCCGGGACAGGAGGGCGAGGAGCGCTGGATCTGGCTGCGGCTGAAATTGATCGCGGACGCGGGCCTGGTCGGCCTGCCCAATGCTGGCAAGTCGACGTTCCTGTCCAAGGTCAGCGCGGCGAAACCGAAGATCGCCGACTATCCCTTCACCACGCTGCACCCGCAACTCGGTGTGGTGAATTCCGATGGCCGCGAATTCGTGCTGGCGGACATTCCGGGGCTGATCGAAGGCGCGCATGAAGGCGCGGGCCTCGGCGCTCGCTTTCTCGGCCATGTCGAGCGCTGCCGTGTCCTGCTGCACCTGGTGGACGCGACCTGCGAACACGCGGGCAAGGCCTACAAGACGGTGCGGACCGAACTCGAAGCCTATGAGGGACAGCTCGCCGACAAGATCGAGATCGTGGCGCTGAACAAGATCGACGCCGTGACGGGCGACGAGTTGAAGAAGCAGAAGGACCGGCTGAAGCGCGCCGCCAAAAAGACGCCGTTGCTGATGTCGGGTGCAACCGGCGAAGGCGTGAAAGAGGCGTTGCGCGCACTGGTCGCGGTGATCGGCGAAGCCCCGGTATCGGCCAAGGCCAAGGGCGTGGCGCAGGCCGAGCCGTGGGCATCCGAGGCTCGGGCGCCCTCGACCACACCGCAGGGCTGA